One window of Cucurbita pepo subsp. pepo cultivar mu-cu-16 chromosome LG19, ASM280686v2, whole genome shotgun sequence genomic DNA carries:
- the LOC111781025 gene encoding glucomannan 4-beta-mannosyltransferase 9-like yields MEGVSSAALLQETLQGGTDDIAFQASLIWDAIRAPVVVPLLRLSVFLCLVMSVMLFVERVYMGVVIAFVKLLRRKPEKRYKWEPMKDDIELGNSVYPMILVQIPMFNEKEVYQLSIGSACGLSWPADRIIVQVLDDSTDPIIKDLVETECHKWASKGIDIKYEIRDNRNGYKAGALKEGLKRSYVRQCDYVVIFDADFQPEPDFLWRTVPFLIHNPEIGLVQARWKFVNADECLMTRMQEMSLDYHFTVEQEVGSSTYAFFGFNGTAGVWRIEALNEAGGWKDRTTVEDMDLAVRASLKGWKFLYVADVRVKNELPSTLKAYRYQQHRWSCGPANLFRKMVMEIIRNKKVTAWKKVHVIYSFFFVRKLVAHINTFVFYCVVLPATVLVPEVVVPKWGSVYIPSIVTLLNAVGTPRSFHLVSFWILFENVMAMHRTKGTIIGLLETSRVNEWIVTEKLGDAAKAKATSGRQHKRPRLKIADRLHLLELGVGAYLFFCGTYDVFFGKNQFFIFLFLQAIAFCIVGFGYVGTVVSSS; encoded by the exons ATGGAGGGCGTTTCGTCGGCGGCGCTTCTGCAGGAGACATTACAAGGAGGAACAGACGACATAGCGTTTCAAGCTTCGTTGATTTGGGATGCAATCAGAGCTCCGGTGGTTGTTCCTCTGCTCCGcctctctgtttttctctgtttgGTAATGTCGGTAATGCTGTTCGTGGAGAGAGTTTATATGGGTGTTGTCATTGCTTTTGTTAAGCTTCTTCGAAGAAAACCAGAAAAGAGGTATAAATGGGAACCCATGAAAGACGATATCGAGCTTGGAAACTCTGTTTATCCCATGATTTTAGTTCAAATTCCAATGTTCAACGAAAAAGAG GTTTATCAGTTATCAATTGGGTCAGCTTGTGGGCTATCGTGGCCAGCGGATCGGATCATAGTACAAGTTCTCGACGATTCGACGGACCCAATAATCAAGGATTTAGTAGAAACGGAGTGCCACAAATGGGCTAGTAAAGGCATAGACATTAAGTATGAGATTAGAGATAACAGAAATGGCTACAAAGCTGGTGCTCTCAAGGAAGGTCTGAAACGAAGCTATGTTAGGCAATGTGACTACGTTGTAATTTTCGATGCCGATTTTCAACCCGAACCGGATTTTCTCTGGCGAACCGTTCCTTTCCTTATTCATAACCCGGAAATTGGCCTGGTTCAAGCTCGCTGGAAATTTG ttAATGCTGATGAGTGCTTGATGACAAGGATGCAAGAAATGTCATTGGATTATCATTTCACTGTGGAGCAAGAAGTGGGGTCCTCCACTTACGCTTTCTTTGGCTTCAATG gGACGGCGGGTGTTTGGAGAATTGAGGCGCTGAACGAGGCGGGAGGGTGGAAGGACCGCACCACCGTGGAGGACATGGACTTGGCGGTCCGAGCCAGTCTAAAGGGCTGGAAATTCTTGTACGTTGCAGATGTTAGAGTGAAAAATGAATTGCCAAGCACACTGAAAGCCTACCGCTACCAGCAGCACCGGTGGTCCTGTGGGCCGGCTAATCTCTTCAGAAAGATGGTCATGGAGATTATCAGAAATAAG AAAGTTACCGCGTGGAAGAAGGTTCATGTTATTTACAGCTTCTTCTTTGTAAGAAAATTGGTAGCCCATATCAACACCTTCGTTTTTTACTGCGTTGTGTTGCCTGCCACCGTATTGGTGCCGGAAGTTGTGGTACCCAAGTGGGGTTCTGTTTATATTCCGTCCATCGTCACCCTTCTCAACGCCGTCGGCACTCCAAG GTCGTTTCATTTAGTATCATTTTGGATTCTGTTCGAGAACGTAATGGCAATGCACAGAACAAAAGGGACAATCATCGGGTTGCTGGAGACAAGCAGAGTGAACGAATGGATAGTGACAGAGAAACTGGGCGACGCCGCCAAAGCCAAAGCTACTTCAGGAAGACAGCATAAGAGGCCTCGCCTCAAAATTGCGGACAGGCTTCATTTATTGGAGCTTGGAGTGGGCGCTTATCTATTCTTCTGTGGCACTTACGACGTTTTCTTTGGTAAAAATcagttcttcattttcctcttccttcAAGCCATAGCCTTCTGCATTGTCGGATTCGGGTACGTCGGAACCgtcgtttcttcttcttga
- the LOC111781521 gene encoding serine/threonine-protein kinase spk-1-like, translated as MDSKKQDEDQTDSSDYTSEDEGTEDYRRGGYHAVRIGDTFKNGRYVVQSKLGWGHFSTVWLAWDIQSSRYVALKVQKSAQHYTEAAMDEITILKQIADGDADDKKCVVKLLDHFKHSGPNGQHVCMIFEYLGDNLLTLIKYTDYRGLPIHMVKEICFHILVGLDYLHKQLSIIHTDLKPENILLLSMIDPSKDPRKSGTPLILPTSKDKATLECGISKDIKLSNGDFTKHHKRNIRRKAKQAAQGCVEKEMTAEADANAETSRTTESSPNAKSSTGATEEKSTSSFSTNRSSDADGAKGGGEENQVAKKGSRLRKKMLLASVDLNCKLVDFGNACWTYKQFTNDIQTRQYRCPEVILGSKYSTSADLWSFACICFELATGDVLFDPHSGDNFDRDEDHLALMMELLGMMPRKIAFGGRYSRDFFNRYGNLRHIRRLRFWPLNKVLMEKYDFNEQDATQMAEFLAPILDFVPENRPSAGQCLLHPWLNAVPRLLEPSQDPGTSEGKMMEKEVMEAMEDGMRNIAISSESELADDSQQSKSKTSKSTS; from the exons ATGGACAGTAAGAAGCAAGACGAGGATCAGACCGATAGCAGCGATTACACCTCAGAGGACGAAGGAACTGAGGATTACCGGCGAGGAGGCTACCACGCCGTTCGAATTGGCGACACTTTCAAGAATGGTAGATATGTGGTTCAGAGCAAGCTCGGTTGGGGCCATTTCTCCACTGTTTGGCTTGCCTGGGACATCCAATCCTCT CGATATGTGGCTCTCAAAGTACAGAAGAGCGCTCAGCACTATACTGAGGCAGCTATGGATGAGATTACAATCTTGAAACAGATTGCAGACGGAGACGCTGATGATAAGAAATGTGTGGTGAAGCTTTTGGATCATTTCAAGCATTCTGGACCTAATGGGCAGCATGTTTGTATGATTTTTGAGTATTTGGGGGATAATCTATTGACACTAATCAAGTATACTGACTACCGTGGATTACCAATTCATATGGTTAAGGAGATATGTTTTCATATATTGGTTGGTTTGGATTACTTGCATAAACAGCTCTCTATTATACATACTGATTTGAAGCCTGAAAATATTCTGTTACTTTCGATGATTGACCCATCAAAGGATCCCAGAAAATCTGGCACCCCTCTTATTCTTCCAACTAGCAAGGACAAGGCGACATTGGAGTGTGGGATTTCGAAAGacataaaattatcaaatggGGATTTTACTAAACACCACAAGAGAAACATTCGACGAAAGGCGAAGCAAGCTGCTCAGGGATGtgtggagaaggaaatgacTGCGGAGGCTGATGCTAATGCAGAGACATCTCGTACCACTGAATCATCTCCTAACGCGAAATCAAGCACTGGTGCTACAGAGGAAAAATCAACTAGTTCTTTCAGTACAAATCGATCATCTGATGCTGATGGAGCAAAGGGCGGTGGCGAAGAAAATCAAGTTGCCAAGAAAGGGAGTCGCTTGAGAAAGAAGATGTTATTGGCTTCAGTGGATCTGAATTGCAAGTTGGTTGATTTTGGAAATGCATGTTGGACATACAAACAGTTTACAAATGACATTCAGACTCGACAGTATCGGTGCCCCGAAGTTATCCTTGGATCAAAGTATTCTACATCAGCAGATCTTTGGTCCTTTGCTTGCATTTGCTTCGAGCTTGCAACTGGTGATGTACTCTTTGACCCTCACAGTGGTGACAACTTTGACAGAGATGAG GACCACTTAGCTTTGATGATGGAACTTCTAGGAATGATGCCACGCAAG ATTGCTTTCGGCGGTCGCTATTCTCGAGATTTCTTCAACCGATATGGCAATTTGAGGCACATCCGAAGGTTACGTTTCTGGCCATTAAACAAAGTTCTGATGGAAAAGTATGATTTCAACGAACAAGATGCAACTCAAATGGCAGAATTTCTAGCTCCAATCCTCGATTTTGTTCCAGAAAACCGACCCTCTGCAGGGCAATGCCTGCTTCATCCATGGCTGAATGCTGTGCCTCGGTTGTTGGAACCATCTCAGGATCCCGGAACTTCCGAGGGGAAGATGATGGAGAAGGAAGTTATGGAGGCAATGGAGGATGGAATGAGAAATATAGCCATTAGTTCAGAATCTGAACTAGCTGATGATTCCCAGCAGTCCAAGTCCAAGACCAGCAAAAGCACTTCCTGA
- the LOC111782326 gene encoding 60S ribosomal protein L24-like — protein MVLKTELCRFSGAKIYPGRGIRFIRADSQVFLFLNSKCKRYFHNKLKPSKLTWTAMYRKQHKKDIAQEAVKKRRRATKKPYSRSIVGATLEVIQKKRAEKPEVRDAAREAALREIKERIKKTKDEKKAKKAEVMAKTQKTQTKANVGRGGAAPKGPKLGGGGGKR, from the exons ATGGTGTTGAA GACCGAGCTCTGTCGATTCAGTGGTGCGAAGATATATCCCGGTAGAGGAATCAGATTTATCCGTGCAGATTCACAG GTTTTCCTGTTTTTAAACTCCAAATGCAAGAGGTACTTCCATAACAAGCTGAAGCCTTCTAAGCTCACCTGGACAGCAATGTACAGGAAGCAACATAAGAAG GACATTGCTCAAGAGGCTGTAAAGAAGAGGAGACGTGCCACCAAGAAGCCATACTCAAGGTCCATAGTGGGTGCTACATTGGAGGTTATCCAAAAGAAGAGAGCTGAGAAGCCCGAGGTTCGTGATGCTGCTAGGGAGGCAGCCCTTCG GGAAATTAAGGAGAGaattaagaaaacaaaggaTGAGAAAAAGGCAAAGAAGGCAGAAGTGATGGCCAAAACACAGAAGACACAGACCAAGGCTAACGTTGGTAGGGGGGGAGCTGCACCTAAAGGACCAAAActtggcggcggcggcggcaaaCGTTGA
- the LOC111782045 gene encoding pyruvate kinase 2, cytosolic-like, whose product MPSNHLLLEEPIRMASILEPSKDSVLPTMTKIVGTLGPKSRSVEVISACLRAGMSVARFDFSWGSPDYHQETLDNLKAAVKNTNKLCAVMLDTVGPEILVVNRNEKSISLKEDELVVLTPNQEIDASSEVLPISYNGLSKVVKKGDTLFLGQYLFTGSETTSVWLEVSEVKGDDVLCLVKNSATLVGTMYTLHAAEIRIDLPTLTDKDKEIIATWGVKNKIDFLSLSHARQAEDVRQARQFLSKLGNLSQTQIFAKIESVEGLTHFDEILQEADGIILARGNLGLDLPPEKVFLFQKTALHRCNMAGKPAVLTRVVDSMTSNLRPTRAEATDVANAVLDGSDAILLGAETLRGLYPVETISTVRRICAESEKVFNQDFYFKKAVKRTGEPMSHLESIASTAVRAAIKVKASVIICFTSTGRAARLIAKYRPTMPVISVVIPRLQTNQLKWSLSGAFEVCILFCNC is encoded by the exons ATGCCTTCGAATCACTTGCTTCTTGAGGAACCGATTAGGATGGCTTCCATTTTGGAGCCTTCAAAGGAT AGCGTCTTGCCGACAATGACGAAGATCGTTGGTACTTTGGGCCCTAAGTCCCGATCTGTCGAAGTTATTTCTGCCTGTCTAAGGGCTGGAATGTCTG TTGCTCGGTTCGACTTTTCATGGGGCAGTCCTGATTACCATCAAGAAACTTTGGACAATTTGAAGGCGGCTGTTAAGAACACCAACAAACTTTGCGCT GTTATGCTGGATACAGTGGGTCCTGAGATCCTGGTTGTAAACAGAAATGAGAAATCTATCTCTCTTAAGGAAGATGAGTTGGTTGTTTTGACACCCAATCAAGAAATAGATGCGTCTTCGGAGGTGCTGCCTATAAGTTATAATGGACTTTCAAAG GTCGTTAAGAAAGGAGACACCCTATTTCTTGGTCAGTACCTCTTCACTGGAAGTGAAACAACTTCTGTCTGGCTGGAG GTCTCCGAAGTGAAAGGAGATGATGTTCTTTGCTTGGTAAAGAACTCTGCCACGTTGGTTGGAACAATGTACACTTTGCATGCAGCTGAAATTCGCATTGATCTTCCAACACTTACTGACAAAGATAAGGAG ATTATAGCGACGTGGGGAGTAAAAAACAAGATTgacttcctctctctctcacatgCTAGACAAGCGGAGGATGTTCGCCAA GCTCGACAATTTCTTTCTAAGCTAGGCAACCTTAGCCAAACTCAAATCTTTGCGAAGATTGAAAGCGTTGAG GGATTAACCCATTTTGATGAGATACTACAAGAAGCAGATGGTATTATTCTTGCTCGTGGCAATTTGGGGTTAGATCTTCCTCCTGAGAAG gTATTCTTGTTTCAGAAAACTGCCCTTCATAGATGTAATATGGCTGGAAAGCCCGCTGTTTTGACTCGTGTGGTAGACAGCATGACTAGCAACTTGAGACCTACACGTGCAGAAGCTACTGATGTTGCCAATGCTGTACTTGATG GAAGTGATGCAATTCTTCTTGGGGCTGAGACATTGCGTGGATTATATCCAGTAGAAACCATTTCAACTGTTCGTAGAATATGCGCTGAG TCGGAGAAGGTTTTCAATCAAGACTTTTATTTCAAGAAGGCAGTCAAGCGTACCGGGGAGCCAATGTCACACTTAGAATCTATTGCCTCCACAGCT gttaGGGCAGCCATTAAAGTGAAGGCTTCCGTGATTATATGCTTTACTTCAACTGGAAGGGCTGCTAG ATTAATTGCAAAGTATAGGCCAACGATGCCCGTTATATCTGTTGTCATTCCAAGGCTGCAAACAAATCAATTAAAGTGGAGTCTGAGTGGAGCATTTGAGGTATGCATATTGTTTTGCAACTGTTAA
- the LOC111781948 gene encoding pyruvate kinase 1, cytosolic-like, with product MHSNHLLLEEPIRMASILEPSKASFFPAMTKIVGTLGPRSRSVELISGCLKAGMSVARFDFSWGDSEYHQETLENLKAAVKITKKLCAVMLDTVGPELQVLNKTEKSISLKEDAVVVLTPNQELEATSELLPINFTGLSQAVKKGDTIFVGQYLFTGSESTTVWMEVSEVKGDDVVCIVKNSATLSGSLFTLHGSQIHINLPTLTDKDKEVISSWGVQNKIDFLSLSYTRHAEDVRQAREFLSKLGDLSQTQIFAKIETVEGLTHFDEILREADGIILSRGNLGIDLPPEKVFLFQKAALYKCNMAGKPAVVTRVVDSMTNNLRPTRAEATDVANAVLDGSDAILLGAETLRGQYPVETISTVGRICAESEKVFNQDLYFKKTVKFVGEPMTHLESIASSAVRAAIKVKASVIICFTSSGRAARLIAKYRPTMPVISVVIPRLKTNQLRWSFSGAFEARQSLIVRGLFPMLADPRHPAESTSATNESVLKVALDHGKAYGVIKPHDRVVVCQKVGDASVVKIIELED from the exons ATGCATTCCAATCACTTGCTTCTCGAGGAGCCTATTCGCATGGCTTCCATCCTCGAACCATCCAAGGCT AGTTTCTTTCCTGCTATGACGAAGATCGTTGGGACTCTTGGTCCAAGGTCTCGATCTGTTGAGTTGATATCTGGTTGTTTGAAGGCTGGAATGTCGG TTGCTCGTTTCGACTTTTCTTGGGGTGACTCCGAATATCATCAGGAGACTTTGGAGAATTTGAAGGCGGCCGTGAAGATCACGAAGAAGCTTTGCGCT GTTATGCTGGATACTGTGGGCCCTGAGTTGCAAGTACTGAATAAAACTGAGAAGTCTATATCACTAAAGGAAGATGCCGTAGTTGTCCTAACGCCCAATCAAGAGCTTGAGGCAACTTCGGAGCTCTTGCCTATTAACTTTACTGGACTTTCACAG GCTGTAAAGAAAGGAGACACCATTTTTGTGGGTCAATACCTTTTCACTGGAAGTGAATCGACTACTGTATGGATGGAG GTTTCTGAAGTCAAAGGCGATGATGTTGTTTGTATAGTTAAGAACTCTGCCACACTGTCTGGATCACTGTTCACTTTACATGGCTCTCAAATTCATATTAACCTTCCGACACTTACGGATAAGGATAAGGAG GTTATCTCTAGTTGGGGTGtgcaaaacaaaattgatttcCTCTCATTGTCATATACCAGACATGCAGAAGATGTTCGACAA GCTCGTGAATTCCTTTCTAAATTAGGTGACCTTAGCCAAACCCAAATCTTTGCCAAAATTGAAACTGTTGAG GGGTTAACCCATTTTGATGAGATTCTACGCGAAGCAGATGGTATTATTCTTTCACGTGGGAATTTGGGTATAGATCTCCCACCCGAGAAG gtgtttttatttcaaaaggCTGCCCTTTACAAGTGTAACATGGCTGGAAAGCCTGCTGTGGTTACTCGTGTCGTGGACAGTATGACCAACAATTTAAGGCCTACTCGTGCAGAAGCTACTGATGTTGCAAATGCTGTCCTTGATG GAAGTGATGCAATTCTTCTGGGTGCTGAGACTTTGCGTGGACAGTATCCCGTAGAGACGATTTCAACTGTTGGTAGGATTTGTGCCGAG TCCGAGAAGGTGTTCAATCAAGATTTGTATTTCAAGAAGACTGTCAAATTTGTTGGTGAACCTATGACGCACTTGGAGTCCATTGCTTCCTCAGCG GTTAGGGCTGCCATTAAGGTGAAGGCTTCAGTTATTATTTGCTTCACTTCATCTGGAAGAGCTGCAAG ATTAATTGCTAAATATAGGCCCACGATGCCAGTTATATCTGTAGTCATTCCTAGGCTGAAGACAAATCAGTTGAGGTGGAGCTTTAGTGGTGCATTTGAG GCTAGGCAGTCATTGATAGTAAGAGGCCTCTTCCCCATGCTTGCTGATCCACGACATCCT GCGGAGTCGACTAGCGCAACAAACGAGTCAGTTCTAAAGGTTGCTCTGGATCATGGCAAAGCATATGGAGTTATCAAGCCGCACGACCGAGTTGTCGTGTGCCAGAAGGTCGGGGATGCATCTGTGGTGAAGATCATCGAGCTTGAAGATTGA
- the LOC111781655 gene encoding homeobox-leucine zipper protein ATHB-22-like, with protein MDSYNGSDLSPHYVPPPPQSSSALLYPCSLDQFPETTETKRLGMEAQESRVGGVDEKKKRFSRDQLESLERSFQEEVKLEPERKMKLSKEIGLQPRQIAVWFQNRRARSKVKQLQHLYDTLKQEFDAISMEKLDLQQQVRELRSMLREQAVRNHGSMAYMTVSEEEAAESTAEGVRSWNNHIFNVENVEQISASSIPSPWSCSQVAHLPSYP; from the exons ATGGACTCCTATAATGGGTCTGATCTCAGTCCTCACTATGTTCCTCCACCTCCACAATCTTCTTCTGCATTGCTTTATCCTTGCAGTTTGGATCAGTTTCCTG AGACAACAGAGACGAAGAGACTGGGCATGGAAGCTCAGGAAAGTAGGGTTGGAGGAGtggatgagaagaagaagaggttcAGTCGGGATCAATTGGAGTCATTGGAGAGAAGCTTTCAAGAGGAAGTGAAGCTTGAACctgagagaaaaatgaagctaTCAAAGGAGATTGGACTCCAACCAAGGCAGATAGCGGTGTGGTTCCAGAATAGAAGAGCTCGCTCAAAGGTTAAGCAGCTTCAGCATCTCTATGACACTCTCAAACAAGAATTTGACGCCATTTCTATGGAAAAACTTGACCTTCAACAACAG GTGAGGGAACTAAGAAGCATGCTAAGAGAACAAGCGGTAAGGAATCACGGGTCGATGGCTTACATGACCGTCTCCGAGGAAGAGGCGGCAGAGAGCACGGCAGAGGGCGTTCGGAGCTGGAATAATCACATCTTTAATGTCgaaaatgtcgaacaaatatCAGCTTCTTCAATTCCTTCACCCTGGTCTTGTTCTCAAGTTGCTCACTTGCCTTCTTATCCATAA